In Pseudorasbora parva isolate DD20220531a chromosome 9, ASM2467924v1, whole genome shotgun sequence, the following proteins share a genomic window:
- the ap1m1 gene encoding AP-1 complex subunit mu-1, whose translation MSASAVYVLDLKGKVLICRNYRGDVDMSEIEHFMTLLMDKEEEGTLSPILAHGGVRFMWIKHNNLYLVATSKKNACVSLVFSFLYKIVQVFSEYFKELEEESIRDNFVIIYELLDELMDFGYPQTTDSKILQEYITQEGHKLDTGAPRPPATVTNAVSWRSEGIKYRKNEVFLDVIESVNLLVSANGNVLRSEIVGSIKMRVFLSGMPELRLGLNDKVLFENTGRGKSKSVELEDVKFHQCVRLSRFENDRTISFIPPDGEFELMSYRLNTHVKPLIWIESVIEKHSHSRIEYMIKAKSQFKRRSTANNVEIHIPVPTDADSPKFKTTVGSVKWVPENSEIVWSIKSFPGGKEYLMRAHFGLPSVEAEDKEGKPPISVKFEIPYFTTSGIQVRYLKIIEKSGYQALPWVRYITQNGDYQLRTQ comes from the exons ATGTCGGCCAGCGCTGTTTATGTGTTAGATCTGAAGGGGAAG gtccTGATCTGCCGTAATTACCGTGGTGATGTGGACATGTCCGAGATTGAGCATTTTATGACCCTGCTGATGGATAAAGAGGAGGAGGGCACGCTGTCGCCCATTCTGGCTCACGGTGGAGTTCGCTTCATGTGGATTAAACACAACAACCTGTACC TTGTTGCAACATCCAAAAAGAATGCTTGCGTCTCCCTGGTTTTCTCCTTCCTCTACAAAATTGTTCAG GTTTTCTCCGAGTACTTTAAGGAGCTGGAGGAGGAGAGTATCAGGGATAACTTTGTCATTATCTACGAGCTGCTGGATGAGCTCATGGACTTTGGATACCCTCAAACCACTGACAGCAAGATCCTTCAGGA ATACATCACACAGGAAGGTCACAAGTTGGACACAGGAGCTCCGCGGCCCCCTGCGACCGTAACCAACGCCGTCTCCTGGAGGTCCGAGGGCATCAAGTACAGGAAGAACGAGGTTTTCCTGGACGTCATCGAGTCTGTCAACCTCCTG GTCAGCGCGAACGGTAACGTCCTTCGCAGTGAGATCGTTGGCTCCATTAAGATGAGAGTGTTCCTGTCGGGAATGCCCGAGCTGCGTTTGGGTCTGAATGACAAGGTTCTGTTCGAGAACACTGGCC GTGGCAAGAGTAAGTCAGTGGAGTTGGAGGATGTGAAGTTTCATCAGTGTGTGCGTTTGTCTCGATTTGAGAACGATCGCACGATCTCCTTCATTCCTCCGGACGGAGAGTTTGAGCTGATGTCCTACCGCCTCAACACACAT GTGAAGCCGCTGATCTGGATTGAGTCTGTAATTGAGAAGCATTCGCACAGCAGAATCGAGTACATGATCAAA GCCAAATCTCAGTTTAAGCGACGCTCGACGGCCAACAATGTGGAGATTCATATTCCAGTCCCGACGGATGCAGACTCGCCCAAGTTTAAGACCACAGTGGGCAGCGTGAAGTGGGTGCCGGAAAACAGCGAGATCGTTTGGTCCATCAAGTCTTTCCCT GGAGGTAAGGAGTACCTGATGAGGGCTCATTTCGGGCTGCCCAGTGTGGAGGCAGAGGACAAGGAGGGAAAACCACCGATTAGTGTGAAGTTTGAGATTCCTTATTTCACCACTTCTGGAATACAG